A genomic segment from Irregularibacter muris encodes:
- a CDS encoding enoyl-CoA hydratase-related protein, with protein MGFITYEQQGLVGVITINRPKALNALNTSVLKELDETLDGINLDSVRAIILTGAGEKSFVAGADIGEMSSLTKAEGEDFGKKGNDIFRRVETFPIPVIAAINGFALGGGCEIAMSCDIRLCSENAVFGQPEVGLGITPGFGGTQRLARIVGVGKAKEMIYAAYNIKADEAYRIGLVNAVYPQAELMEQALKMANKIAKNAPIAVRASKKAINDGLQVDMDKAIEIEEKLFGSCFETEDQQEGMKAFLEKRKVSGFQNK; from the coding sequence ATGGGTTTTATTACTTATGAGCAGCAAGGTCTTGTAGGTGTGATAACCATTAATCGTCCTAAAGCCTTAAATGCTCTAAATACATCAGTATTAAAAGAATTAGATGAAACTCTTGACGGGATAAACTTAGATTCTGTAAGAGCGATTATTCTTACAGGTGCCGGAGAAAAATCCTTTGTGGCTGGAGCAGACATAGGAGAAATGAGTAGTCTTACTAAAGCAGAAGGAGAAGACTTTGGTAAAAAGGGAAACGATATCTTCAGAAGAGTAGAAACTTTTCCTATTCCTGTTATTGCTGCAATTAATGGATTTGCCCTAGGGGGTGGATGTGAAATTGCTATGAGTTGTGATATTCGCCTTTGTTCTGAAAATGCAGTATTCGGTCAACCTGAAGTAGGTCTAGGCATTACGCCAGGTTTTGGGGGAACCCAAAGACTAGCCCGTATTGTAGGTGTAGGAAAGGCTAAAGAAATGATTTATGCCGCGTACAATATCAAAGCCGACGAGGCCTATAGAATTGGCTTAGTCAATGCTGTATATCCCCAAGCAGAGCTTATGGAACAGGCTTTAAAAATGGCCAATAAAATTGCTAAAAATGCACCCATTGCCGTAAGGGCCTCCAAAAAGGCAATCAATGATGGTCTGCAAGTAGATATGGATAAAGCCATTGAAATAGAAGAAAAATTATTTGGAAGCTGCTTTGAAACAGAGGATCAGCAAGAAGGAATGAAGGCCTTCTTAGAAAAAAGAAAAGTGAGCGGTTTTCAAAATAAATAA